A genome region from Columba livia isolate bColLiv1 breed racing homer chromosome 2, bColLiv1.pat.W.v2, whole genome shotgun sequence includes the following:
- the DCSTAMP gene encoding dendritic cell-specific transmembrane protein, whose translation MQTFVSVAQNVWEIFISERKPGWKNWMQLFAVCSAVAFLSSFLLFLGMHFSLVHHPLGPLLISGFIWISLSIALSCFKHLRCFSVLFLLSCGLQNGRNALITAGTGVIVAGHIQNIFHNLKVLADSITCHLEFEQFALIKYYVEAVKWIYEMVKVSTELSKHVVFLRHEFTPSYSISDDALKQELNDTKQEIQRVANQISFMLTILPYIGQKVLPIVGIFLASFGTGLFMKKFMGSHSNKFKNTYITKQFIAFDEHQKQQQKPCLLPLNRKERKYYVTIPSFCLTKKDRKNMQYFFLPVFINLFIWLLFAAVDYLFYWLIISVNKHLQEVPDPEIQLSLVQQKNEKSFIIDRREHIAKTDVFKISLFKHDCIPQPELTLSTTWIQLGVIIFFLIIFGLFSGLLTQLKILVSTSFYPDTEMKRISYLHAKLLKKRAKLQAKTVKNTFARTVSFWFPILKAREAVRKKERSVANDNMV comes from the exons atgcaaacatttgtCTCAGTAGCCCAGAATGTTTGGGAAATTTTTATATCCGAAAGGAAGCCTGGCTGGAAGAATTGGATGCAGCTTTTTGCAGTTTGCTCTGCAGTTGCCTTCCTCTCAAGCTTTCTCTTATTCCTTGGCATGCACTTCTCACTGGTACACCATCCCTTGGGTCCCTTACTGATTTCTGGATTCATCTGGATCTCACTTTCTATTGCGCTCTCCTGTTTCAAGCATCTGCgctgtttttctgtcctgttccttctttcttgtggaCTTCAAAATGGCAGGAATGCTCTTATTACAGCTGGCACAGGTGTCATTGTGGCCGGACacatccaaaatatttttcacaaccTAAAGGTTCTGGCAGACAGTATAACCTGTCATTTAGAGTTTGAGCAATTTGCCTTGATAAAATATTATGTTGAGGCAGTAAAATGGATTTATGAGATGGTCAAGGTTTCCACTGAGCTATCTAAACATGTTGTGTTCCTAAGACATGAATTCACACCATCTTATTCCATTTCAGATGATGCGTTAAAACAAGAGCTAAATGACACAAAGCAAGAGATCCAGAGAGTTGCTAACCAAATCTCTTTTATGCTGACTATATTGCCCTATATAGGGCAGAAAGTACTGCCTATTGTGGGGATTTTTCTAGCTTCTTTTGGAACTGGCCTCTTTATGAAAAAATTTATGGGATCCCACAGTAACAAATTTAAGAACACTTATATCACAAAACAGTTCATCGCATTTGATGAGCaccaaaagcaacagcaaaaaccctGTCTTCTGCCActtaacagaaaagaaagaaaatattatgtgACAATCCCATCTTTCTGCCTCacaaagaaggacagaaaaaacatgcagtatttttttctccctgtattTATTAATCTTTTCATCTGGCTTCTGTTTGCTGCAGTagattatttgttttattggttaattatttctgtgaataaaCATCTCCAAGAAGTACCAGATCCAGAGATTCAACTCAGCCTCGTTCAGCAA AAGAATGAGAAGAGCTTTATCATTGATAGGAGAGAGCATATTGCAAAGACTGATGTTTTCAAGATCTCTTTGTTTAAGCATGACTGCATCCCTCAGCCAGAGCTCACTCTCTCCACAACATGGATCCAGCTTGGAGTCATCATCTTCTTCTTAATCATTTTTGGGTTATTCTCTGGCCTCCTGACCCAACTTAAGATACTTGTGTCAACTTCATTTTATCCTGACACTGAGATGAAACGGATAAGTTACTTGCATGCAAAATTACtcaagaaaagagcaaagctacAAGCAAAAACTGTGAAGAACACATTTGCTAGAACG g